GCAATTAACTATTCCTTTACTTACGTCATCTTTTACCGCTAGCATATAGCAGTTTTTTTATTTTGGATCTATTTTGTTCAAGCTGCGAAATATCTCACTTACGCTTGTCGTTCCTTTGTGTCTTTTCTCTCTCTATTTAGCGATGGTTATGGGAGGGTATTATTATGAGCACGCGGATCTAAAACAGCAATTAGCCAAATCACAAACTGAGCAGCTAAAAAAAGATCTATTCAGAATGCGTCATGTTGTGGATTCCGCAGTTCAGAAACAAGATTTTAATCTGATTGACCAAGAAGTCGCTTTAATTTCAACAGACATGAATATGATGGTTTACGTGATTGTTGATAAGATGAGCGTGATAAAGTTTGCTAATCATATTATATGGCGTGAGAGTGATGCTAATAATGTATTAGAAGGATATTCTCAGTCGATCCATAAGAGTGTTATTCAATCCAATAAACCGATGTTAATTGTTAACTTTGATAGATTATCTATTCAAGGTTATTACCCTATTATTGATAATAATCGTTTTAACTTCGCTCAGTCGATTGAGGTTATCTATATTGAATACGATATTTCAGAGTTGATAGCTACGGCCTCGGATAATTTGACATCTCGTTTTATTCAAGTTTGGGGAGTCGGTGCAATTATATTAACGATCTTTTGCGTTTGGATTTATTGGTTGTGGATTTGGCCTCTGGCAAGATTATCCCAAGCCGCAAAAGATATCGAGTCAGATAGTTTCGATGGTGATTTTCCCTGTTTATCTTCAGAGCTGGTCGATTTAAAAGATTACCTAAACCATGTTCGAGGCCGTTTAAAGCGTAATCAGAAGCGTCTGAATGATGCTGAGCAGCGTTGGTTATTCTCTGTTGAAGGCTCTCGTAATGGTATTTGGGATTGGAACATTGCTACCGGAGATGTTTATGTCTCAGATCGCTGGAAAGAAATGTTGGGGTATCAATCGTATGAACTTGATAGTGATTATTCTGTCTGGGAGTCACGTCTTCATCGAGAAGATAAAGATCAAGTGCTTGATACTTTACAACAATATATTGATGGCAAGAGTAATGAATATGAAAGCGTCCATCGTTTAAGGCATAAAGACGGTAAGTATATTTGGGTTCTTGATAGAGGGAAAATTGTCGAATGGACTGAGGTCGGTAAACCACTTCGCGTTATTGGTACAATAACTGATGTGTCTGGTGATGTAAAAAACCAGCGGATAGATGTTGAATCGCAGAAACCAGCTGGCTTGACCGATCTCATTAATCGTGAGGCCTTAACCGATTCACTTTATGATCTTCAAGTACATAGCCGGAAGGTAAATCAATTTTCAGCAGTTTTGCTGCTCAACCTTGATAACTTTAAAGTGATCAATGATGCGCTAGGGCATCAATTAGGTGACCGATTATTAATGCAAATTGCCGCTCGCTTATCGGGTGCATTTTCATCGTCAGGTTTTGTCGCTCGTCTTGGCTCAGATGAATTTATATTGCTAGCTAAAAACTTAGGTGCGGAGGTGAGTCAAGCCAATAAGCGAGCATTAGCGTTAGCTAGTGAGGTTAGGCAACTAATTAGCCGTAGTTTTGCTATTGCCGATCAAAACTTATCGATATCTGCAAGAGTTGGTGTGGTCACTTGTGATGGCGTTGAATCACTTGAGCCGCAAACGTTACTTGCCCGTGCCGATAATGCCTTAGAGCATGCGAAAGAAGCGCGTTCAAATGGCTGTGCTATATACCAGCACAAATTAGATCAAGAGCAAGTTCAACCGTTTAAATTAAACCATGAATTAAAAATTGCTCTTGAACAGCAGCAGCTTCATTTAGTATTTCAACCTGTGGTTGATCCTGATGGTAATGTGGCCAGTGTTGAAGTGTTGCCACGTTGGCACCATGAACAATATGGCTTTATCAGTCCACGTAAATTTATTGCAGCAGCTGAATTATCTGATTTCATTTTCGAAATTGAATTATGGATCCTAGAACGAGTTTGCATATTGCTTAATAAATTCCAGTCGTTAGGAATTGAGCCGCCGATAATGTCGATGAACATATCTTCTAGGCATTTTCATCAGGATCACTTTGTCAGCATTGTTATGAATAGAATTCAAAGTAGTAAAGTGAATACAAGTAAGCTACAGTTTGAATTAAATGAAGATATATTTGTCGTCAATCCTTTAGAAACAAAAGCTAAAATCGCCAATCTTCAGGCTCATGGTATCAAGGTGGCGTTAGACAATTTTGGCTCTGGTTCTTGTGCTTTTTATCAACTGCAAGGGATCTATTTTTCGCAAGTTAAGTTGGTGGCAAGTTATATTGATGAGGATAATATGACGACCGAAGCACAAACCGTTTTATGTGCTTTAGTGCAGTTGGCATCAAGGCTAAATTACAATGTGATTGCTAAACAAGTTGAAACAAAATTACAGCTTAATAAACTTATTCAGGCCAAATGTGATGGTTTCCAAGGTTATCTATTCTGTCGCCCGTTAGTCGAAGACGACTTAATATCACTGATTAAATCACATCTGACTTTGAATGTTGTTTAATAAAGTTCATCGTATGGCTTAACGCTTTATTGCGTAACTTATCTAGCTCAAACAGTATTTCGTGTGAAGCCCCCTCAATAACCACCTTATGACAGTGAGCGCTTAATGCTTTGTCTTGTGCTTGATTACGGACAATTTCATCGCCACTGGCTTGTAGGATGAGTATTGGCATTTGTGACTCTTTAGCGAATGAAATACTCTGTTCGGCAGCTGTAATTGATTCAATCAACCAACGATTTGTTGGTGAACCAAGTTGGAGTTGAGGTTGTTTTCGATAAAGCTCGCGAAAATGTTCATATCTTTGTTTACTATGGGTTAAATGATTACTAATAAATGGCTCAGACTGATAATTAGTCCCTCCTAGCACATAGTTGGTATTGACTAAGTTGGAGCCATCAATAGCTTGTGTTTTATCCAATTTGGTTGCTAACCACAGGATTACTTTAGTGTTAAAAGGCAAACAGATGCCAAACATTGGGGCGCACAACACTGCACAGTCAAAAACATTTTGATTTTGATGTAAATAATGGGCTGCAATAGCGCCGCCCATCGAGTGTGCGAGTAGTGAATAAGAAGTATGCTTTGTTGGTAATACTTTATTATCAATAAACAGTTTAAAATCATCAACGTAATCTTGAAACTGCCCAACATGACCTTGATGTGGATTTGTTGTTAATCTATCAGATAAACCTTGGCCACGATGATCGATAGCAAAAACACTGTAACCTTGGTGAAATAAGTCGAAGATTAATTCCTGATATTTTATATATGATTCAATTCTGCCATTGCTGATAACAATGGCTTGTTGGTTATCTGGCTGTAGAATTTGGCAATAAGCGATGTTAGTGCCATCATCAGCGGTAAAACTACAATGTGATACGTTTTCCCAAAAGCGTTGTTGTTCGGTGGTGGCGAGCTTCTTTTCGGACGAAAACTTTTTATAAATCATATGAGGTTTTATTTCTGTTTCAGTGTTTATGACTAAAGGCTTCAAATGTTCAGAAGCCTTTATTTCAAGATGTTGTTAGCTTAGCTTTTTTTCTATATAAGCATCAATCATTTGTTCGAGGATTGCCATTGGAACAGAGCCATTTTCAAGGATGGCATCGTGGAACTCTCGAATATCAAATTTGGCACCAAGTTGTTTTTCAGCTTTTGCACGCAAACGCTTAATGGTTAACTCACCAACTTTATAAGATAGTGCTTGTCCAGGCCATGATATATAGCGATCTATTTCAGTGTTAACATTATGCATTGATAGCGCTGTGTTGTTGGCCATAAAGTCAACCGCCTGTTTGCGTGACCAACCTTTTGCATGCATTCCGGTATCAACTACTAATCTTGCGGCGCGCCACATCTCATAGGTTAGTCTACCAAAGTTGCTGTATGGGTCTTGGTAAAAGCCTGCTTCTAATCCCAAGTACTCAGCGTACAATCCCCAGCCTTCGCCAAATGCGGATATATAACTATAACGTCGGAAGTTAGGTAGGTTATCAAGTTCTTTATTCAAGGATATTTGTAGGTGATGTCCTGGTACTGCTTCGTGAAGTGTTAAGGCTTCTAGTTCATAAAGCGGACGTTTATCTAAGGCGTAAGTATTTACCCAGTAATAGCCGGGTTGGTCATCTCTGTTAGAGCCCGCGTAACGTCCAGTAGTATATTTAGGGGCGATTTCAGCAGGAACAGGGGCGATACCATAAGGTGTGCGTGGCAGTTTACCAAAGTATTTTGGCAGCATAGCATCAGCTTTTTTAGCGATGTATGAAGCCTCTTTTAATAACTCTTCAGCTGTCTGTGGATAAAACTGCGAGTCAGTTCGTAAAAAATACAGAAAATCGGCAAAGCTACCTTTAAAACCTACATCGGCAATAACTGTAAGCATTTCTTGTTTAATTCTTGCCACTTCTTTTAAACCAAGTTGATGAACCTGATCAATGGTCATGGGGAGCGTAGTGTAGTACTCAACTCGGTTTTGATAAAAAGCTAGTCCATCAGGTAATGCTGAGGCTGCAATTTGTTCTCGGGCGTTTGGGATATATTCTTGAGTCATAAAGTCGAAGAACTGCTGATATGTCGGCAACACTTTTTCTGCCACTAGCTTTTTACCTTGCGTGGTCAGTTGTTGTTTTTGCTCATCGCTAAAATGTGGAGGATATTGTTTGAAGGGCGCAAAATAGCCGCTGTCTTCAACTGGAACAATAAATGCGCTGATGCTGTCTTCAAATCCATTTAAGGTGACTTTAGCGGGCGTTATTCCTTCCGTTAAGCCTTGTTGTAACCAGAAGGTTTGCTGAGCAAAGTAAGTGGGTAAAGCGCCTAATTTTGCGATGTAATTTTGATAGTCTTCAATTGAATTAAATGGTACCTGTGACATGCTTTCAATATAAGCGTGGAAGCCACTTTCGGCAGTGATAGGAATGTAGTGTTGTTTGAATCGATACATATCGACTTGATTTTGTAGCTGATCTTGCAAAATTTGGGCGTTAATCACATCAGCCTTAGATAAGTGACTTTTATCTAACAGCGTCAACGCATCCAACAGTTGCAGTGTTTTTTGATTTTGCTCAGCTAAAGATTGTGGCGAAAGGTCGGCAAGTTTTCCTGCAGCTTGTTTGTCCCCTAAGCTTGCAGCAAGTTCAGGCGAATATTCAAGGTTAAGGGCCCAACTTGCATCAATAA
This Shewanella aestuarii DNA region includes the following protein-coding sequences:
- a CDS encoding putative bifunctional diguanylate cyclase/phosphodiesterase, with product MFKLRNISLTLVVPLCLFSLYLAMVMGGYYYEHADLKQQLAKSQTEQLKKDLFRMRHVVDSAVQKQDFNLIDQEVALISTDMNMMVYVIVDKMSVIKFANHIIWRESDANNVLEGYSQSIHKSVIQSNKPMLIVNFDRLSIQGYYPIIDNNRFNFAQSIEVIYIEYDISELIATASDNLTSRFIQVWGVGAIILTIFCVWIYWLWIWPLARLSQAAKDIESDSFDGDFPCLSSELVDLKDYLNHVRGRLKRNQKRLNDAEQRWLFSVEGSRNGIWDWNIATGDVYVSDRWKEMLGYQSYELDSDYSVWESRLHREDKDQVLDTLQQYIDGKSNEYESVHRLRHKDGKYIWVLDRGKIVEWTEVGKPLRVIGTITDVSGDVKNQRIDVESQKPAGLTDLINREALTDSLYDLQVHSRKVNQFSAVLLLNLDNFKVINDALGHQLGDRLLMQIAARLSGAFSSSGFVARLGSDEFILLAKNLGAEVSQANKRALALASEVRQLISRSFAIADQNLSISARVGVVTCDGVESLEPQTLLARADNALEHAKEARSNGCAIYQHKLDQEQVQPFKLNHELKIALEQQQLHLVFQPVVDPDGNVASVEVLPRWHHEQYGFISPRKFIAAAELSDFIFEIELWILERVCILLNKFQSLGIEPPIMSMNISSRHFHQDHFVSIVMNRIQSSKVNTSKLQFELNEDIFVVNPLETKAKIANLQAHGIKVALDNFGSGSCAFYQLQGIYFSQVKLVASYIDEDNMTTEAQTVLCALVQLASRLNYNVIAKQVETKLQLNKLIQAKCDGFQGYLFCRPLVEDDLISLIKSHLTLNVV
- a CDS encoding alpha/beta fold hydrolase, which encodes MIYKKFSSEKKLATTEQQRFWENVSHCSFTADDGTNIAYCQILQPDNQQAIVISNGRIESYIKYQELIFDLFHQGYSVFAIDHRGQGLSDRLTTNPHQGHVGQFQDYVDDFKLFIDNKVLPTKHTSYSLLAHSMGGAIAAHYLHQNQNVFDCAVLCAPMFGICLPFNTKVILWLATKLDKTQAIDGSNLVNTNYVLGGTNYQSEPFISNHLTHSKQRYEHFRELYRKQPQLQLGSPTNRWLIESITAAEQSISFAKESQMPILILQASGDEIVRNQAQDKALSAHCHKVVIEGASHEILFELDKLRNKALSHTMNFIKQHSKSDVI